In a genomic window of Leptospira congkakensis:
- a CDS encoding ribbon-helix-helix protein, CopG family: MISLRLPEELEKKLSEVAKIENKSKSEVIKESLVYYIDNFAKQPSAYELGEKYFGLYKSGISDKSTNHQKYIKEALIKKQK; encoded by the coding sequence TAAGTCTAAGATTACCAGAAGAGCTAGAAAAAAAACTTTCAGAAGTTGCAAAAATTGAAAACAAAAGTAAATCAGAAGTAATTAAAGAATCTTTAGTTTACTATATTGATAATTTTGCAAAACAACCTTCTGCCTATGAATTAGGTGAAAAGTATTTCGGTTTATATAAAAGTGGGATTTCTGACAAATCAACTAACCATCAAAAATATATTAAAGAAGCTTTAATCAAGAAACAAAAATGA